One Aphidius gifuensis isolate YNYX2018 linkage group LG3, ASM1490517v1, whole genome shotgun sequence DNA window includes the following coding sequences:
- the LOC122851077 gene encoding serine-rich adhesin for platelets-like — MSFESGVWNSRGIIKAAIINEAEKNKTAIQEVKKEIVKGIIDDENNEQVRSRYWSSTISSQNPFRNKFYNNNFTPVTIIKKHPIKNYPVPINLPTNKKPDIFNEKSKNWPNEPPNTVQDFINYEKYTSINNDNNKKTKKPLIKTTTIKPIEQSNNSNRKPVSLSNNREQLSHPNVQEIIQWLQIPPFSSADNKSNTVSQDFKPGQSFTNAFEPGINENLSTENSLALYDDEKANDFSLPDETPKYNSSDNLLLTNNPVTMNTQSLSTTIDDLLTDNPTIDENKKRPVYRPTSEVSQDTIVHITNPLSNKQNTSINETHQNSTNTSTLKQPPNVHIMFIPTNNTNTQESQFINSDCPTITINSITKINNTIQQSKEGCTDLNIIINSQVLSTNNFDADIVGIDETEQNKLPNNYYSDVNQNSDGNDNVVVDGGIDEVENNYPNKHFDHIFDHFHGTSSLAPPTQLPEISEPPQPQPTEQIITDDNNHHTNCNDCNPSPYDVNQETNIEYAGDALAESEFSEAGSVSAGQSVIGSGISSGAVASNLPSIGNQLIGLAGAGVLGNGASGLLSGAGGGNGDSTALTTINAGNNDDDDDDDDDDMFGLSPTSILDGVTSIFTYLTILNPLNYGLFTIAAAPFAALAAGVLGVGAMFFPWAFTTGLDFARASDQVNIRFTPNIDEVVRQSLNENRNWEEWKSKRRKSRRRVDLPTRELNHYQHMDQSLRTVATQLLNVSGSNDMVNIKENQEAEPSLVLLVQQPDEKNSQKSEEIIRNDTNKLNEDNKMEIVKTNNSEILSSDNSHTRPVNSKYHYTHFGHPGQAMALTDEELEIELSDTKTTSLFNRKSPSTTTAGGISTWVQVNPPKTTPKPFDKKQENNIPASGILNEEQTTIFPFKISNNHQDKIETTLKKDVVKPSTTVIPIEQITQKTVVKKLPTIKSESTTTVDSIMTSRAELYSTEKPLELSATVKTITTTTINAHELNKNDKKTSSSSSTSRNSSKPRSTTPKSAAVTKTTTMKIAKPTPSRTTKPSIIRKQSNKNDVNNKNLNSQIYNATSKIEKVTFKPISMITTPKSQIESVPNAVFTKKIQANFNIDSNKNLPSTINDSQIDENLNSTSTFTDNINKSKITKPNNNISSKIQFKKPIDTPTTIEIEPIKVNAPILRIEKIEERKKASHSTNKDHIKLNNSHVDGKLNLKSELTKIETSTSPSTTTTTATSTTTSTTSETPTSSTKKPKRKKNKTRRRKPSSSSSSSTTTTTESTESDPLGIGSVSELFQEIADSVASSVTPTDNTIQESKVVPDVNDKNKKKQVAKPFGTQIYNYLSKEVMPSFGVMSLVGLGLGLASYFLYPFGGVIARRNDIVHQNYKYTNNNNNMDEYSGNFGQNEEEIFSKVLQGMTPNDDKFISSKDYVNNPYRYQTYDGAYGDSYTTIKNEQKYTTSSAVSNTKLHDLKYKNTEFKYPELTTIQNYYDTNKKQNNDYNKNHRNDNYNNNDRKFVVGNIPKEYTNNNNNDDDDNVNNKNRRIIATTESIPTDFEKQIAQSLKFLKNPLEEKIIEQPNAQPLTINNDDNNYDDSVNQPAAVAVEHGPRSLNIDDFIYHRNDEQVKIRAKRESVIQMIPTRSEKDEHEDDFNNEILDIIDTALPSDMNNMNTDKPDVKIDMKTSTTTTDKPREELTTTTTTNKIISKTKEYEVEENSNIDVTTVENKIDSSTQSTTNYPTKATEKITTSRIPTTSTSTPIEDGLNAFNFVKKIAEVKFRIGLSILKHASENFAKYLGNVQKRINGEE; from the exons aaaaaaataaaacagcaaTACAGgaagttaaaaaagaaatcgTCAAAGgcattattgatgatgaaaataatgaacaaGTGCGAAGCAGGTATTGGTCATCGACAATCAGCTCGCAAAATCCATTTAGAAAtaagttttataataataattttacaccAG taacaattattaaaaaacatccaataaaaaattacccagtaccaattaatttaccaACTAACAAAAAACccgatatatttaatgaaaaatcaaaaaattggcCAAATGAACCACCCAATACAGTTcaagattttataaattacgaaaaatatacatcaattaataatgataacaataaaaaaacaaaaaaaccattaataaaaacaacaactatTAAACCAATTGAACAAAGTAATAATAGCAATAGAAAACCTGTTAGTTTATCAAATAATCGTGAACAATTATCACAtccaaatgtccaagaaattATTCAATGGCTTCAAATACCTCCATTTTCATCAGCtgataataaaagtaatacaGTTAGTCAAGATTTTAAACCTGGACAATCATTTACAAATGCTTTTGAGCCTggtatcaatgaaaatttatcaactgaaAATTCATTAGCtctttatgatgatgaaaaagcaaatgatttttcattaccTGATGAGACACCCAAATATAATAGTTcagataatttattgttaacaaATAATCCTGTTACAATGAATACCCAATCATTATCAACgacaattgatgatttactAACTGATAATCcaacaattgatgaaaataaaaaacgtccAGTGTATCGTCCTACATCTGAAGTATCACAAGATACAATTGTTCATATAACAAATccattatcaaataaacaaaatacaagtATCAATGAGACACATCAAAATTCTACAAATACATCAACACTAAAACAACCACCAAATGTTCATATAATGTTTATCCCAACAAATAACACAAATACACAAGAatcacaatttattaattctgattgtccaacaataacaattaattcaataacaaaaattaataatacaatacaaCAAAGTAAAGAAGGTTGTAcagatttaaatattattattaattcacaaGTACTTAgtacaaataattttgatgctGATATTGTTGGTATAGATGAAActgaacaaaataaattaccaaataattattattcagatGTTAATCAAAATTCTGATGGTAAtgataatgttgttgttgatgggGGGATTGATGaggttgaaaataattatcctAATAAACATTTTGATCATATTTTTGATCATTTTCATGGTACATCATCATTAGCACCACCAACACAATTACCAGAAATATCAGAACCACCACAGCCACAACCAACTGAACAAATTAttactgatgataataatcatcatactAATTGTAATGATTGTAATCCTTCACCTTATGATGTTAATCAAGAAACAAATATTGAATATGCTGGTGATGCATTAGCAGAATCAGAATTTTCTGAAGCTGGTAGTGTATCAGCTGGTCAATCAGTTATAGGTAGTGGTATTAGTTCAGGTGCTGTTGCTTCAAATTTACCTAGTATTGGTAATCAGCTTATTGGTTTGGCTGGGGCTGGTGTACTTGGTAATGGTGCTAGTGGTTTACTTAGTGGTGctggtggtggtaatggtgATTCAACAGCACTAACAACAATTAATGCTGGTAATAATGatgacgacgatgatgatgatgatgatgatatgttTGGTTTATCACCAACTAGTATACTTGATGGTGTTACATCAATCTTTacatatttaacaattttaaatccaCTTAATTATGGTTTATTTACAATTGCAGCAGCACCATTTGCAGCACTTGCTGCTGGTGTACTTGGTGTTGGTGCAATGTTTTTCCCTTGGGCATTTACAACAGGTCTTGATTTTGCTCGTGCATCTGATCAAGTTAATATTAGATTTACACCGAATATTGATGAAGTTGTTAGACAATCACTCaatgaaaatagaaattgGGAAGAGTGGAAaagtaaaagaagaaaaagtaGACGTAG AGTGGACTTACCAACACGTGAACTAAATCATTATCAGCACATGGATCAATCATTGAGAACAGTTGCAACTCAGCTGTTGAATGTCTCTGGAAGTAATGACATGGTGAACATCAAAGAAAATCAAGAAGCTGAGCCAAGCTTGGTTCTGCTAGTTCAACAACCAGacgaaaaaaattctcaaaaatcTGAGGAAATAATTAGAAATGatacaaacaaattaaatgaagataataaaatggaaattgttaaaacaaataattcagaAATATTATCATCTGATAATAGTCATACTAGACCAGTTAAttcaaaatatcattatacACATTTTGGTCATCCTGGTCAAGCAATGGCACTTACAGATGAAGAGCTAGAAATTGAATTATCTGATACAAAAACAACATCATTATTCAACAGAAAATCACCATCAACGACAACAGCAGGTGGTATTTCAACTTGGGTACAAGTTAATCCACCAAAAACAACACCAAAAccatttgataaaaaacaagaaaataatattccagCTAGTGGTATCTTAAATGAAGaacaaacaacaatatttccatttaaaataagTAATAATCATCAGGATAAAATTGAGACGActttaaaaaaagatgttgTTAAACCATCAACAACTGTTATTCCAATTGaacaaataacacaaaaaacagttgttaaaaaattaccaacaataaaaTCTGAAAGTACAACAACAGTTGATTCAATAATGACATCTCGTGCTGAATTATATTCAACAGAAAAACCTCTAGAATTATCAGCTACAgttaaaacaataacaacaacaacaatcaatgCTCATgagctaaataaaaatgataaaaagacatcatcatcatcatcaacaagtcGTAACTCATCAAAGCCACGATCAACAACACCAAAATCAGCAGCtgtaacaaaaacaacaacaatgaaaattgctAAACCAACACCAAGTCGTACTACAAAACCATCAATTATTCGtaaacaatcaaataaaaatgatgttaataataaaaatttaaattcacaaattTACAATGCAACatctaaaattgaaaaagttacATTTAAACCAATTTCAATGATAACAACTCCAAAAAGTCAAATTGAATCAGTACCAAATGCagtatttactaaaaaaattcaagcaaattttaatattgattcaaataaaaatttaccatcaacaataaatgattctcaaattgatgaaaatttaaattcaacatcaacatttactgataatataaataaatcaaaaataacaaaaccaaataataatatatcatcaaaaattcaatttaaaaaaccaattgatacaccaacaacaattgaaattgaGCCAATAAAAGTTAATGCTCCAATTTTacgtattgaaaaaattgaagaaagaaaaaaggcATCACATTCAACCAATAAagatcatataaaattaaataattcacatgttgatggtaaattaaatttaaaatctgaATTAACTAAAATTGAAACATCAACATCTCCatcgacaacaacaacaacagcaacatcaacaacaacatcaacaacatctgaaacaccaacatcatcaacaaaaaaaccaaaaagaaaaaagaacaagACAAGAAGGAGaaaaccatcatcatcatcatcatcatcaacaacaacaacaacagaatCAACAGAATCAGATCCACTTGGTATAGGATCAGTATCTGAACTTTTCCAAGAAATAGCTGACTCTGTAGCATCATCAGTAACACCAACTGATAATACAATTCAAGAATCAAAAGTCGTTCCTGatgtaaatgataaaaataaaaaaaaacaagttgctAAACCATTTGGtacacaaatttataattatttaagcaAAGAAGTTATGCCTAGTTTTGGTGTAATGTCACTTGTTGGTCTTGGTCTTGGTTTAGCCAGTTATTTTTTGTATCCATTTGGTGGTGTTATTGCAAGAAGAAATGACATtgttcatcaaaattataaatatacaaataacaataataatatggatGAATATAGTGGTAATTTTGGTCAAAATGaagaagaaattttttcaaaagtaCTACAAGGTATGACaccaaatgatgataaatttattagtagCAAAGATTATGTTAATAATCCATACAGATATCAGACATATGATGGTGCATATGGTGATTCatatacaacaattaaaaatgaacaaaaatatacaacatCATCTGCAGtatcaaatacaaaattacatgatttaaaatataaaaatacagaaTTTAAATATCctgaattaacaacaatacaaaattattatgatacaaataaaaaacaaaataatgattataataaaaatcatagaaatgataattataataataatgatagaaaatttgTTGTTGGTAATATACCAAAagaatatacaaataataataataatgatgatgatgataatgttaataataaaaatcgacGTATTATAGCAACAACTGAATCAATACCAACTGATTTTGAAAAACAGATTGCAcagagtttaaaatttttaaaaaatccattagaagaaaaaatcattgaacaACCAAATGCACAaccattaacaataaataatgatgataataattatgatgatagTGTCAATCAACCAGCTGCTGTTGCAGTTGAACATGGACCAAgatcattaaatattgatgattttatttatcataggAATGATGAGCAAGTAAAAATAAGAGCAAAACGTGAATCAGTTATACAAATGATACCAACAAGAAGTGAAAAAGATGAACATGaagatgattttaataatgaaatattagaTATTATTGATACTGCATTACCTTCTGATATGAATAATATGAATACAGATAAACCAGATGttaaaattgatatgaaaacatcaacaacaacgacTGATAAACCACGTGAagaattaacaacaacaacaacaacaaataaaattatttcaaaaacaaaagaatatgAAGTTGAAGAAAATAGTAATATTGATGTTACaactgttgaaaat